A section of the Cottoperca gobio chromosome 17, fCotGob3.1, whole genome shotgun sequence genome encodes:
- the sgip1b gene encoding SH3-containing GRB2-like protein 3-interacting protein 1, which produces MMQGLKNRTRRALGLRKRDKDADATSSPDKEGTGSGKKRNKKANGAPNGFYGEIDWDRYASPDVDEEGFSLRPGDEGDVASKGKHFFSSSDSEEDEESKKKFKIKIKPLVADSAKCVPSSMDELKASVGGLALSPSLKRSPRRSPGQIKRNLSCEEIARPRRSTPTPSPAPETPSDRLSQNVPAFFGLPSETKYARYDVVPTDVWGESRPRSESPLSRSFPTGAPPPLPPKNIPSRSRYDYSSDSAADLPNGRTACRSAPIYLNVLSPASYGGSPAPDLDDVFGPLDGTHTSEEAMSPRWVTFTSDRPPPPDEPAPPPPPDSPPPDTPSSTPSTPCLSPGPPPNEPPPSPPSLSPGSPPPFTPPESPPCIMLRPPPPDEPAPPLPPDFSPSNSPPICFDNDAIDEEVLQFAEYCSSPAPTSPVPPLPAERRSPRTGVTSPLVLGGVGGKRTPEGAYLRDDIPDFVGSPRELTPSFRGTPPPLPPTTYRSIMSSPGPSSGSSPSSPARPVTPQSRGSPVPPPPPPRPSSRPKLPPGKPITDLTRPFSPPVSGSPPPFAPLARAESSSSISSINLHSAASTPTLGRDLNLSAAGCSRGPSPLTMGPQDTLPVAAAFTETINAYFKGADPSKCVVKITGEMVLSFPAGITRHFASHPTQPILTFCISNYSRLEQVLPNPQLLCCDSTTDGVDTKEFWVNMPNLMSHLKKVAEQKPQATYYNVDMIKYQVSAEGIQSSPLNLAVSWRGDATNTDLRIDYKYNTEAMAAPVPLHNIQFLVPVDGGIAKLQAMIPPATWNPEQQTIQWKIPSLSHRSENGGVGALLGRFQMTEGPCKPSQLEVQFSSEGCTLSGCDIQLVGTGYRLSLIKKRFAAGKYLADN; this is translated from the exons ATGATGCAAG gACTGAAAAACAGAACCAGAAGAGCCCTGGGCTTACGAAAGAGAGACAAGGATGCAGATGCAAC GAGTTCACCTGACAAAGAAGGAACTGGAAGCGGAAAGAAACgaaat AAAAAGGCCAATGGAGCACCAAATGGTTTCTATGGGGAGATTGACTGGGACAGATAT gCCTCTCCTGACGTGGACGAGGAGGGCTTCAGCCTCCGGCCCGGTGACGAGGGCGATG TAGCTTCCAAAGGAAAGCACTTTTTCTCCTCCAGCGACTCTGAGGAAGACGAGGAAAGCAAGAAGAAGTTCAAAATTAAGATCAAGCCGCTGGTGGCGGACAGTGCCAAGTGTGTCCCTTCGTCTATGGACGAGCTGAAAGCCTCGGTGGGAGGCCTGgcactctctccatctctg AAGAGAAGTCCG AGACGCAGCCCG GGGCAGATAAAGAGGAATTTGTCCT GTGAAGAGATTGCCAGACCCAGACGCTCCACCCCCACACCCAGTCCTGCCCCTGAGACACCAAG TGACAGGCTATCGCAGAACGTTCCTGCCTTTTTTGGGCTGCCTTCAGAGACCAAATATGCCAGATATGACG TCGTCCCTACTGACGTGTGGGGAGAATCGAGACCGCGCTCAGAATCACCGCTGAGCAGAAGTTTCCCAACAGGAG CTCCTCCTCCGCTTCCTCCAAAAAACATTCCATCAAGAAGTCGTTACGACTATTCTTCGGACTCTGCCG CTGATCTACCCAATGGAAGGACAGCTTGCAGGTCTGCCCCCATCTACCTGAACGTCCTGTCCCCCGCATCTTACGGGGGCTCCCCGGCCCCTGACCTGGACGACGTGTTCGGCCCCCTGGACGGCACCCACACCAGTGAGGAAGCAATGTCTCCCAGATGGGTTACTTTCACCAGCGACAGACCCCCGCCGCCTGATGAGCCTGCTCCCCCTCCGCCGCCAGACTCTCCTCCTCCAGACACGCCCTCGtccaccccctccaccccctGCCTCTCTCCAGGGCCGCCGCCAAACGAGCCCCCGCCTTcacctccgtctctctctcccggttctcctcctcctttcacGCCGCCAGAATCCCCCCCCTGCATCATGCTCAGACCTCCTCCTCCAGATGAACCAGCCCCTCCCCTGCCTCCCGATTTCTCCCCCTCTAACTCGCCTCCTATATGCTTCGACAACGATGCGATCGACGAGGAGGTGCTGCAGTTTGCAGAGTACTGTTCGTCCCCCGCCCCAACCAGCCCCGTGCCCCCTCTGCCAGCAGAGCGGAGGTCTCCTCGAACGGGAGTCACATCTCCCCTGGTCCTGGGGGGCGTGGGAGGAAAGAGGACTCCAGAGGGAGCATACCTGAGAGATGATATCCCAGACTTTGTGGGTTCACCCAGAGAGCTGACGCCGAGCTTCAGAGGCACGccacctcctctccctccaacCACCTACAGGTCTATCATGTCTTCCCCGGGGCCCTCCTCAGGCAGCA GCCCCTCGTCCCCAGCTCGTCCCGTCACGCCTCAGTCCAGAGGCAGTCCAgtccctccgcctcctcctcctcgaccGTCCTCGCGACCAAAGCTGCCCCCTGGGAAACCAATCACAGACCTG ACTCGGCCCTTCAGTCCGCCAGTTTCAGGCAGCCCCCCGCCTTTCGCCCCCCTGGCACGAGCAGAGagctcttcctccatctcctccatcaACCTACACAGCGCAGCGTCCACTCCAACCTTAGGAAGGGACCTTAACTTGTCCGCCGCAG gATGCTCCAGAGGACCCAGTCCGCTCACCATGGGACCCCAGGACACTCTGCCAGTGGCAGCCGCCTTCACAGAAACCATCAATGCCTACTTCAAAGGCGCAGACCCCAGCAA ATGTGTTGTGAAGATCACAGGAGAGATGGTGCTGTCCTTCCCCGCAGGCATCACCAGGCATTTTGCCAGCCACCCAACTCAGCCCATCCTCACCTTTTGCATCAGCAACTACAGCCGACTGGAGCAGGTCCTTCCTAACCCACAGCTGTTGTGCTG TGATTCCACAACAGACGGTGTAGACACAAAGGAGTTCTGGGTGAATATGCCAAACCTGATGAGCCATCTGAAGAAAGTGGCTGAACAGAAGCCTCAGGCGACATACTACAACGTGGACATGATCAAATACCAG GTGTCGGCAGAGGGGATCCAGTCCTCTCCTCTGAACCTGGCGGTGAGCTGGCGAGGCGATGCCACCAACACGGACCTTAGAATAGactacaaatacaacacagagGCCATGGCCGCCCCCGTGCCACTACACAACATCCAGTTCCTGGTTCCTGTGGATGGAGGCATTGCCAAACTCCAGGCCATGATCCCCCCCGCCACCTG GAATCCAGAGCAACAGACGATACAGTGGAAAATCCCCAGTCTCTCTCATAGATCTGAAAATGGAG GAGTTGGGGCTCTTCTGGGCCGGTTCCAGATGACAGAAGGTCCCTGTAAACCCTCACAGCTGGAAGTCCAGTTCAGCAGTGAGGGCTGCACTCTGTCAGGGTGCGACATCCAGCTGGTTGGGACGGGCTACCGGCTCTCGCTGATCAAGAAGAGATTTGCTGCAG GGAAATATTTGGCGGATAACTAG